One part of the Microbulbifer sp. THAF38 genome encodes these proteins:
- a CDS encoding CaiB/BaiF CoA-transferase family protein: MAGPLAHLKVLDLSRILAGPWAGQVFADFGAEVIKVERPERGDDTRHWGPPYLKDAEGNDTADAAYYLSANRGKKSVTIDITTEAGQDLIKQMAARCDILLENYKVGGLKKYGLDYDSIKAINPGVIYCSITGFGQTGPYKNRAGYDAMIQGMGGLMSITGVPEGQPGAGPQKVGVAVADLMTGMYAVSSVLAAVVHRQQTGVGQHIDLALLDTQVSWLANQAQNYLTSGKSPERQGTGHPNIVPYQAVPSQDGYFMLAVGNDDQFKRFCKIAGIEQLADNPAYASNSSRVMAREELIPQIENATRQQNSAWWLEKLSEAHVPCGPINTLEEVFADPQVQARGMVVEQDHPQAGKVKTVRNPVLFSESALDYQQAPPVLGEHTEEVLRELLGKDEEQINQLRRSGVV, from the coding sequence ATGGCAGGACCGCTCGCGCATCTCAAGGTACTCGATCTCAGTCGTATTCTCGCAGGCCCCTGGGCCGGACAGGTTTTCGCCGATTTTGGCGCCGAAGTGATCAAAGTGGAGCGCCCTGAGCGGGGCGATGATACCCGCCACTGGGGCCCTCCCTACCTCAAAGACGCAGAGGGTAATGACACCGCCGATGCCGCCTATTACCTGAGTGCCAACCGCGGCAAGAAATCGGTCACCATCGATATCACCACGGAAGCCGGCCAGGACCTGATCAAACAGATGGCTGCCCGTTGCGATATTCTTTTGGAAAACTACAAGGTAGGTGGCCTGAAAAAATACGGCCTGGATTATGATTCCATTAAGGCCATCAATCCCGGAGTGATTTATTGTTCTATTACTGGTTTCGGCCAAACCGGCCCTTATAAAAACCGTGCCGGCTACGATGCCATGATTCAGGGTATGGGTGGGTTGATGAGCATCACTGGTGTGCCTGAGGGGCAGCCAGGTGCCGGCCCACAAAAAGTGGGGGTGGCCGTTGCCGACCTGATGACGGGCATGTATGCGGTTTCCTCGGTCCTCGCCGCCGTAGTGCATCGCCAGCAGACGGGAGTGGGGCAGCATATCGATCTTGCCCTGCTGGATACCCAGGTGTCCTGGCTTGCCAACCAGGCCCAGAACTATCTCACCTCTGGCAAAAGCCCTGAGCGCCAGGGCACAGGCCACCCCAATATCGTGCCTTACCAGGCTGTGCCCTCACAAGACGGCTATTTTATGTTGGCCGTGGGTAACGATGACCAGTTCAAGCGTTTCTGTAAGATCGCGGGTATAGAACAGCTTGCAGACAATCCTGCTTATGCCAGTAACTCCTCACGGGTAATGGCCCGCGAAGAGCTGATTCCTCAAATTGAAAACGCCACCCGTCAGCAGAACTCCGCCTGGTGGCTGGAAAAACTCAGCGAAGCCCATGTCCCCTGTGGACCGATCAATACCCTCGAAGAGGTTTTTGCCGATCCGCAGGTACAAGCGCGAGGCATGGTGGTGGAGCAGGATCACCCGCAAGCCGGCAAAGTTAAAACCGTACGCAACCCGGTACTCTTTTCCGAATCCGCCCTCGACTACCAACAGGCCCCTCCGGTTTTGGGGGAGCACACTGAAGAAGTCCTGCGCGAATTACTGGGAAAAGATGAGGAGCAAATTAACCAACTGCGCCGCAGCGGC